The Streptomyces kanamyceticus genome window below encodes:
- a CDS encoding class III extradiol dioxygenase subunit B-like domain-containing protein encodes MLVAAAVCPCPPLLVPEVAAGAAPELDAARAACTDAIGVLAAARPDRLVVVGPAEQAGRGPHQQGARGSFRGFGVDLDVRLGVAEAEGQADADASDEDASDEDASDQGPERELPPSLAVAAWLLRRTRWSTAPLEGLGVGEPLAAERCIQVGGDIAARADRVALLVMGDASACRTLKAPGYLDERAAGFDAAVGRALGAADVTALKALDAELAYELKAAGRAPWQVLAGAADGAGLSGELLYEDAPYGVGYVVAAWS; translated from the coding sequence ATGCTTGTCGCCGCAGCCGTCTGCCCTTGTCCGCCCCTGCTCGTCCCCGAGGTCGCCGCGGGCGCCGCTCCTGAACTGGACGCCGCGCGCGCGGCCTGCACCGACGCCATCGGGGTGCTCGCCGCCGCCAGGCCCGACCGGCTCGTCGTGGTCGGTCCCGCCGAGCAGGCCGGGCGCGGGCCGCATCAGCAGGGGGCCCGCGGGTCGTTCCGGGGCTTCGGTGTGGACCTCGACGTACGGCTCGGAGTCGCCGAAGCCGAGGGCCAAGCCGACGCGGACGCCTCGGACGAGGACGCCTCGGACGAGGACGCCTCGGACCAGGGCCCGGAGCGTGAACTTCCGCCCTCGCTCGCCGTCGCCGCCTGGCTGCTCAGGCGTACGCGGTGGTCGACCGCTCCGCTGGAAGGTCTCGGTGTGGGGGAACCACTTGCCGCCGAGCGGTGTATCCAAGTCGGAGGGGACATCGCGGCGCGGGCGGACCGGGTGGCACTGCTGGTGATGGGCGACGCCAGCGCGTGCCGCACGCTGAAGGCGCCGGGGTATCTCGACGAGCGGGCGGCCGGTTTCGACGCGGCGGTCGGGCGGGCCCTGGGCGCGGCCGACGTGACCGCGCTCAAGGCGCTGGACGCGGAGCTCGCGTACGAACTGAAGGCCGCGGGCCGTGCCCCGTGGCAGGTGCTCGCCGGAGCGGCAGACGGCGCGGGGCTGAGCGGCGAGCTGCTGTACGAGGACGCGCCGTACGGCGTGGGGTACGTCGTGGCGGCCTGGTCCTAG
- the miaB gene encoding tRNA (N6-isopentenyl adenosine(37)-C2)-methylthiotransferase MiaB: MDVNRTYEVRTYGCQMNVHDSERLSGLLEDAGYVRAPKDADGDADVVVFNTCAVRENADNRLYGNLGRLAPMKSKRPGMQIAVGGCLAQKDRDTIVEKAPWVDVVFGTHNIGKLPVLLERARVQEEAQVEIAESLEAFPSTLPTRRESAYAAWVSISVGCNNTCTFCIVPALRGKEKDRRSGDILAEIEALVGEGVSEITLLGQNVNAYGSDIGDREAFSKLLRACGRIEGLERVRFTSPHPRDFTDDVIAAMAETPNVMPQLHMPLQSGSDPILKAMRRSYRQDRFLGIIEKVRAAMPDAAISTDIIVGFPGETEEDFEQTMHVVREARFTGAFTFQYSKRPGTPAATMEGQIPKEVVQERYMRLSALQEEISWDENKKQVGRTLELMVAEGEGRKDGATHRLSGRAPDSRLVHFTKPDVDVRPGDVVTVEITYAAPHHLLAEGAVLNVRRTRAGDAWEKRNAEAAAKPAGVMLGLPKIGAPAPLPVAAGSGCGCD, encoded by the coding sequence GTGGACGTCAATCGAACATATGAGGTCCGCACCTACGGGTGCCAGATGAACGTCCACGACTCCGAGAGGCTCTCCGGTCTCCTTGAGGACGCGGGTTACGTGCGCGCTCCGAAGGATGCGGACGGCGACGCCGACGTCGTCGTCTTCAACACCTGCGCCGTGCGCGAGAACGCCGACAACCGCCTGTACGGCAACCTCGGCCGCCTCGCCCCGATGAAGAGCAAGCGTCCCGGGATGCAGATCGCCGTCGGCGGCTGTCTGGCCCAGAAGGACCGCGACACCATCGTCGAGAAGGCGCCCTGGGTCGACGTCGTCTTCGGCACGCACAACATCGGCAAGCTGCCGGTCCTCCTGGAGCGCGCCCGCGTCCAGGAAGAGGCCCAGGTGGAGATCGCCGAGTCGCTCGAGGCCTTCCCCTCGACGCTGCCGACCCGCCGCGAGAGCGCGTACGCGGCGTGGGTCTCCATCTCCGTGGGCTGCAACAACACCTGCACCTTCTGCATCGTCCCCGCGCTGCGCGGCAAGGAGAAGGACCGCAGGAGCGGCGACATCCTCGCCGAGATCGAGGCGCTCGTCGGCGAGGGCGTCTCCGAGATCACCCTCCTCGGGCAGAACGTGAACGCGTACGGCTCGGACATCGGCGACCGCGAGGCCTTCAGCAAGCTGCTGCGCGCCTGTGGTCGGATCGAGGGCCTGGAGCGCGTGCGCTTCACCTCGCCGCACCCGCGCGACTTCACTGACGACGTGATCGCCGCCATGGCCGAGACGCCGAACGTGATGCCGCAGCTGCACATGCCGCTGCAGTCGGGATCGGACCCGATCCTGAAGGCGATGCGCCGCTCGTACCGCCAGGACCGCTTCCTGGGGATCATCGAGAAGGTCAGGGCCGCCATGCCGGACGCGGCGATCTCCACGGACATCATCGTCGGCTTCCCCGGGGAGACCGAGGAGGACTTCGAGCAGACCATGCACGTGGTCCGCGAGGCGCGCTTCACGGGCGCCTTCACCTTCCAGTACTCCAAGCGCCCCGGGACCCCCGCGGCGACCATGGAGGGGCAGATCCCCAAGGAGGTCGTGCAGGAGCGCTACATGCGGCTTTCCGCCCTCCAGGAGGAGATCTCCTGGGACGAGAACAAGAAGCAGGTCGGCCGCACCCTGGAGCTGATGGTCGCCGAGGGCGAGGGCCGCAAGGACGGCGCGACGCACCGCCTCTCGGGCCGCGCCCCCGACAGCCGTCTGGTGCACTTCACCAAGCCGGACGTCGACGTGCGTCCCGGTGACGTGGTGACGGTCGAGATCACGTACGCGGCCCCGCACCACCTGCTCGCCGAGGGCGCCGTCCTGAACGTGCGCCGCACGCGCGCGGGGGACGCCTGGGAGAAGCGGAACGCCGAGGCGGCCGCCAAGCCCGCCGGCGTGATGCTGGGCCTGCCGAAGATCGGCGCTCCCGCGCCGCTTCCGGTGGCGGCGGGCAGCGGCTGCGGCTGCGACTGA
- a CDS encoding TAXI family TRAP transporter solute-binding subunit, with the protein MFQALPHISRRRALQGSAAALVVFGLLLWWLLPMGESSPSGRVTVSTGVRNAVYEHYGKLLKTAISRDMPDVDVELINSEGSQQNVERVATGKADFTIAAADAVEKYRLEGKPGADRLRGCARLYDDYVQLVVPRSSDVESAEDLRNLRVAVGQDRSGVRLIADRVLEAAGLDPAKDITPVAAGIDTMPELLKKDKIDAFFWSGGLPTDSVRELSEEMPVRLVKLGGLVNELHKQGGASRYYRAATMPADAYPSAQQGSAVPTLAVANLLVTTDRADPELTEGLTRSVIDSRDHIGAQVHAAQLVDLRTALYTDPLTLHEGARRYYRSVKP; encoded by the coding sequence ATGTTCCAGGCACTCCCCCACATCAGCAGGCGCCGCGCCCTGCAAGGTTCGGCCGCGGCCCTCGTGGTGTTCGGGCTGCTGCTGTGGTGGCTGCTCCCCATGGGCGAGAGCTCGCCGAGCGGCCGGGTGACCGTCAGTACCGGCGTACGGAACGCCGTGTACGAGCATTACGGCAAGCTCCTGAAGACAGCGATCTCCCGGGACATGCCCGACGTCGATGTGGAGCTGATCAACAGCGAGGGCTCGCAGCAGAACGTCGAGCGGGTGGCGACCGGCAAGGCCGACTTCACGATCGCCGCCGCCGACGCCGTCGAGAAGTACCGCCTGGAGGGCAAGCCCGGCGCGGACCGTCTACGGGGCTGTGCGCGGCTGTACGACGACTACGTACAGCTCGTCGTGCCGCGCTCGTCCGACGTCGAGTCCGCGGAGGACCTGCGGAACCTGCGGGTGGCCGTGGGACAGGACCGCTCGGGCGTGCGGCTGATAGCGGACCGGGTGCTGGAGGCAGCGGGCCTCGACCCGGCCAAGGACATCACGCCGGTGGCCGCCGGGATCGACACCATGCCCGAGCTCCTGAAGAAGGACAAGATCGACGCGTTCTTCTGGTCGGGCGGGCTGCCGACCGATTCCGTGCGCGAGCTCTCCGAAGAGATGCCCGTCCGCCTGGTCAAGCTCGGCGGCCTGGTCAACGAACTGCACAAGCAGGGCGGCGCCTCGCGCTACTACCGGGCGGCGACGATGCCTGCCGACGCCTACCCGAGCGCCCAGCAGGGCTCCGCCGTGCCGACGCTCGCCGTGGCGAACCTCCTGGTCACCACGGACCGGGCCGATCCGGAGCTGACCGAGGGGCTGACCCGCTCGGTCATCGACAGCCGCGACCACATCGGCGCGCAGGTGCACGCGGCTCAGCTGGTGGACCTGCGTACCGCCCTCTACACGGACCCCCTCACGCTGCACGAGGGAGCGCGGCGCTACTACCGGTCGGTCAAACCCTGA
- a CDS encoding sensor histidine kinase — protein sequence MRSRLLPLLIILMAGVLLALGFPLAVSVAAAQQQKVVVDRIDDTARFASLAQFVTKRPTGSRVARDPDERRETLQKELDFYHDVYGIKAGVFYRDGGPMANAPGSWFLPRSGEVRDAFEEALRSRGSHDPEQVWPWQRGRLSVATPVIRDGDVVAVVVTDSPTGRMRSQTLRGWLLIAAGESAAMLLAVGAALRLTGWVLRPVRVLDATTHDIATGSLKSRVAAAGGPPELRRLARSFNEMADNVQDVLEQQRAFVADASHQLRNPLSALLLRIELLALELPEGNEEVASVRTEGKRLAQVLDDLLDLALAEHAAADLSLTDIGELAAERVGAWRPLADERGVRLTGDCPATTGWADPVALSSALDAVIDNALKFTPEGAAVHVIVSFSVTATTVVVTDGGPGLTEDELARVGDRFWRSNRHQNVKGSGLGLSISRALLTAGGGSITYARHEPRGLRVTVSVPRSEPVPQTR from the coding sequence GTGCGCTCCCGCCTCCTCCCGCTGCTCATCATCCTCATGGCGGGCGTCCTGCTCGCGCTCGGCTTCCCGCTCGCGGTGAGCGTCGCGGCGGCCCAGCAGCAGAAGGTGGTCGTCGACCGGATCGACGACACGGCGCGCTTCGCCTCACTCGCCCAGTTCGTCACGAAACGCCCCACGGGGTCACGGGTGGCGCGCGACCCCGACGAACGCCGCGAGACGCTCCAGAAGGAACTCGACTTCTACCACGACGTCTACGGCATCAAGGCGGGCGTCTTCTACCGCGACGGCGGCCCGATGGCCAACGCTCCCGGCAGCTGGTTCCTGCCCAGGAGCGGCGAGGTGCGGGACGCCTTCGAGGAGGCCCTCAGGTCCCGTGGCAGCCACGACCCCGAGCAGGTGTGGCCGTGGCAGCGCGGACGCCTGTCCGTCGCGACGCCGGTCATCAGGGACGGTGACGTCGTCGCCGTCGTCGTCACCGACTCGCCCACCGGGCGCATGCGTTCACAGACGCTGCGGGGCTGGCTGCTCATCGCCGCGGGCGAGTCCGCGGCGATGCTCCTGGCGGTCGGCGCGGCCCTGCGGCTCACCGGCTGGGTGCTGCGCCCCGTCCGCGTCCTCGACGCGACCACGCACGACATAGCGACCGGAAGCCTCAAGTCCAGGGTCGCGGCCGCGGGCGGGCCACCGGAACTCCGGCGCCTGGCCCGCTCGTTCAACGAGATGGCGGACAACGTCCAGGACGTGCTCGAACAACAGCGCGCCTTCGTGGCCGACGCCTCGCACCAGCTGCGCAACCCCCTGTCCGCGCTGCTCCTGCGCATCGAACTGCTCGCCCTCGAACTCCCCGAGGGCAACGAAGAGGTGGCCTCGGTCCGCACCGAGGGCAAGCGCCTGGCCCAGGTCCTCGACGACCTGCTCGACCTGGCCCTCGCGGAGCACGCCGCGGCCGACCTGAGCCTGACCGACATCGGTGAACTGGCGGCCGAGCGGGTCGGCGCCTGGCGGCCGCTCGCCGACGAGCGCGGGGTGCGGCTGACCGGCGACTGCCCGGCCACCACCGGCTGGGCCGATCCGGTCGCCCTCTCCAGCGCGCTGGACGCGGTGATCGACAACGCCCTGAAGTTCACGCCGGAGGGAGCGGCGGTCCACGTCATCGTCTCCTTCAGCGTCACCGCGACGACCGTCGTGGTCACCGACGGCGGCCCCGGCCTCACCGAGGACGAGCTGGCCCGCGTCGGCGACCGCTTCTGGCGCAGCAACCGCCATCAGAACGTGAAGGGTTCGGGCCTCGGCCTGTCCATCTCGCGGGCCCTGCTCACGGCGGGCGGCGGCTCCATCACGTACGCGCGCCATGAACCGCGGGGACTCAGAGTGACCGTCAGCGTCCCGCGCAGCGAGCCGGTGCCGCAGACACGCTGA
- a CDS encoding response regulator transcription factor: protein MRLLLVEDDDHVAAALSAVLSRHGFDVVHARNGEEALQALLPSQMPSFGVVLLDLGLPDQDGYEVCGKIRKRGSIPVIMVTARADVRSRIHGLNLGADDYVVKPYDTGELIARIHAVMRRPASGGAEAAEDVSDLRLGAVHIELPTRQVSVDGLVVQLTRKEFDLLALLAQRPGVVFRREQIISEVWRTSWEGTGRTLEVHVASLRAKLHMPALIETVRGVGYRLVAPAT, encoded by the coding sequence ATGAGACTGCTTCTCGTCGAGGACGACGACCACGTGGCCGCCGCCTTGTCCGCGGTCCTGTCCAGGCACGGCTTCGACGTCGTGCACGCGCGCAACGGCGAAGAGGCGCTGCAGGCGCTCCTGCCCTCGCAAATGCCCTCCTTCGGAGTGGTCCTTCTGGACCTGGGACTGCCCGACCAGGACGGCTACGAGGTGTGCGGCAAGATCCGCAAGCGCGGCTCGATCCCGGTCATCATGGTGACGGCCCGCGCGGACGTACGCTCCCGGATCCACGGCCTCAACCTCGGAGCCGACGACTACGTAGTGAAGCCGTACGACACCGGGGAGCTCATCGCCCGCATCCACGCGGTCATGCGGCGCCCCGCGTCCGGCGGCGCGGAGGCCGCCGAGGACGTCAGCGACCTGAGGCTCGGCGCCGTACACATCGAACTCCCCACCCGGCAGGTCAGCGTGGACGGTTTGGTCGTCCAACTGACCCGCAAGGAGTTCGACTTGCTCGCGCTTCTCGCCCAGCGACCCGGAGTGGTGTTCCGCCGCGAGCAGATCATCAGCGAGGTGTGGCGCACCAGTTGGGAAGGGACGGGCCGCACCCTGGAGGTGCACGTGGCGTCCCTGCGCGCCAAGCTGCACATGCCGGCACTGATCGAGACCGTGCGCGGCGTCGGCTACCGCCTCGTCGCCCCGGCGACGTAG
- a CDS encoding amino acid ABC transporter ATP-binding protein encodes MTEVSVTKDAIPPGADDLVVLKNVNKHFGALHVLQDIDLTIARGEVVVVIGPSGSGKSTLCRAINRLETVESGEISIDGKPLPQEGKELARLRADVGMVFQSFNLFAHKTVLENVMLGQIKVRKTSKAEAETKARGLLDRVGVASQADKYPAQLSGGQQQRVAIARALAMDPKVMLFDEPTSALDPEMINEVLEVMQQLARDGMTMVVVTHEMGFARSAANRVVFMADGRIVEEAVPDQFFSNPRSDRAKDFLSKILHH; translated from the coding sequence GTGACCGAAGTATCGGTGACCAAGGACGCCATACCGCCCGGGGCGGACGACCTTGTCGTGCTGAAGAACGTCAACAAGCACTTCGGCGCTCTGCACGTCCTCCAGGACATCGACCTGACCATCGCCCGTGGTGAGGTCGTCGTCGTGATCGGCCCCTCCGGGTCGGGCAAGTCGACGCTGTGCCGCGCCATCAACCGTCTGGAGACGGTCGAGTCGGGAGAGATCTCGATCGACGGCAAGCCGCTGCCTCAGGAGGGCAAGGAGCTCGCCCGTCTCCGTGCGGACGTGGGCATGGTCTTCCAGTCCTTCAACCTTTTCGCGCACAAGACCGTGCTCGAGAACGTGATGCTGGGCCAGATCAAGGTGCGCAAGACGTCCAAGGCGGAAGCTGAGACAAAGGCACGCGGTCTCCTGGACCGCGTGGGTGTCGCCTCGCAGGCCGACAAGTACCCGGCGCAGCTCTCCGGTGGCCAGCAGCAACGCGTGGCGATCGCCCGCGCGTTGGCGATGGACCCGAAGGTGATGCTCTTCGACGAGCCCACGTCGGCGCTCGACCCGGAGATGATCAACGAGGTCCTGGAGGTCATGCAGCAGCTCGCGCGTGACGGCATGACCATGGTCGTGGTCACCCACGAGATGGGCTTCGCCCGGTCCGCGGCCAACCGCGTCGTGTTCATGGCGGACGGCCGGATCGTGGAAGAGGCCGTGCCGGATCAGTTCTTCAGCAACCCGCGCAGCGACCGGGCCAAGGACTTCCTTTCGAAGATCCTTCACCACTGA
- a CDS encoding glutamate ABC transporter substrate-binding protein encodes MKVRKVTAAATVALALSVTATACGGSNKDDNGSGGGKKITIGIKFDQPGLGLKTPDGYTGFDVDVATYVAKELGYSADDIQWKETPSADRETALERGDVKFIAASYSINDERQKKVDFAGPYLLAHQDLLVRSDDKITKATDLNGKKLCSVTGSTSAQNVKKTIAPKAQLKEYGTYSECIDGLSGGAVDALTTDDSILAGYAAQDQYKGKFKLAGLKLTNENYGIGIKKGDTKLKDKINKALEKMVKDKAWDKAVKDNFGPAHYKNEPAPKIGDIVK; translated from the coding sequence ATGAAGGTTCGCAAGGTCACCGCGGCGGCTACCGTCGCGCTCGCCCTTTCCGTCACCGCCACCGCCTGCGGCGGCTCGAACAAGGACGACAACGGCTCCGGTGGTGGCAAGAAGATCACCATCGGCATCAAGTTCGACCAGCCGGGCCTGGGCCTGAAGACACCTGACGGCTACACCGGCTTCGACGTCGACGTCGCGACCTACGTCGCCAAGGAGCTCGGCTACTCCGCCGACGACATCCAGTGGAAGGAGACGCCCAGCGCTGACCGCGAGACCGCGCTGGAGCGCGGTGACGTGAAGTTCATCGCGGCGTCGTACTCCATCAACGACGAGCGGCAGAAGAAGGTCGACTTCGCGGGCCCGTACCTCCTTGCCCACCAGGACCTCCTCGTCCGGTCCGACGACAAGATCACCAAGGCCACGGACCTCAACGGCAAGAAGCTCTGCTCCGTGACCGGCTCGACCTCGGCGCAGAACGTCAAGAAGACCATCGCGCCCAAGGCCCAGCTCAAGGAGTACGGCACGTACTCCGAGTGCATCGACGGACTGAGCGGCGGCGCCGTCGACGCGCTGACCACCGACGACTCGATCCTCGCCGGGTACGCGGCGCAGGACCAGTACAAGGGCAAGTTCAAGCTCGCCGGCCTGAAGCTGACCAACGAGAACTACGGCATCGGCATCAAGAAGGGCGACACCAAGCTCAAGGACAAGATCAACAAGGCCCTTGAGAAGATGGTCAAGGACAAGGCCTGGGACAAGGCCGTGAAGGACAACTTCGGTCCTGCCCACTACAAGAACGAGCCCGCGCCGAAGATCGGCGACATCGTCAAGTGA
- a CDS encoding amino acid ABC transporter permease → MFDFLEDYDLLGAFWVTVKLTVYSGIGALVWGTVLAALRVSPVPVMRWFGTAYVNIVRNIPLTVIIVFSSLGLADVFGITLGAADDFKALSFRLSVLGLGAYTSAFVCEAVRSGINTVPLGQAEAARALGLNFRQVLGLVVLPQAFRSVIGPLTNVLIALTKNTTVAAAIGVGEAALLMKEMIENEAQLLLITAIFAFGFVVLTLPTGLILGWLGKRLAVKR, encoded by the coding sequence GTGTTCGACTTTCTTGAAGACTACGACTTGCTCGGGGCCTTCTGGGTAACGGTGAAACTCACCGTCTACTCCGGCATAGGCGCCTTGGTCTGGGGCACCGTACTGGCCGCTCTGCGCGTCAGCCCCGTTCCGGTCATGCGCTGGTTCGGCACGGCCTACGTCAACATCGTGCGGAACATTCCGCTGACCGTCATCATCGTGTTCAGCTCGCTCGGGCTCGCCGACGTCTTCGGCATCACCCTGGGCGCGGCCGATGACTTCAAGGCCCTGAGCTTCCGCCTCTCGGTGCTCGGCCTCGGGGCCTACACGTCGGCCTTCGTCTGCGAGGCCGTGCGGTCGGGCATCAACACGGTGCCGCTCGGCCAGGCCGAAGCGGCCCGCGCCCTCGGGCTCAACTTCCGTCAGGTGCTCGGTCTCGTCGTGCTGCCGCAGGCCTTCCGTTCCGTGATCGGCCCGCTGACCAACGTACTGATCGCCCTGACCAAGAACACCACGGTCGCGGCGGCCATCGGCGTCGGCGAGGCGGCTCTGCTGATGAAGGAAATGATCGAGAACGAGGCGCAGTTGCTCCTCATCACCGCGATATTCGCCTTCGGATTCGTGGTCCTGACCCTGCCGACCGGCCTCATACTCGGCTGGCTCGGCAAGCGCCTGGCGGTGAAGCGATGA
- a CDS encoding amino acid ABC transporter permease: MTSVLYDAPGPRAKRRNVLLSVLFFVLLLLGAWWAWSAMSDKGQLEWAKWRPWLADSEAWTTYLLPGLANTLKAAGLAMVIALPLGALFGISRLSDHVSVRVPSAVVVEFFRAIPVLILMVFANQFYADYTDISVDARPMYAVVTGLVLYNASVLAEIVRAGIQSLPKGQTEAAKAIGLRKGQTMTSILLPQSVTAMLPALVSQLVVIVKDTALGGALLSFTELLNARKTAASFYASVIPSFIVVAVVYIVLNLLLTTLASWLERRMRRSKKSTGAVVGPGALDELETIGPKTVKGPDHGYGDNSAGAG; this comes from the coding sequence ATGACCTCCGTCCTCTACGACGCTCCGGGCCCCCGCGCCAAACGCCGCAACGTCCTGCTGTCCGTCCTCTTCTTCGTCCTGCTGCTCCTGGGCGCCTGGTGGGCCTGGTCCGCCATGTCCGACAAGGGACAGCTGGAGTGGGCCAAGTGGCGCCCCTGGCTCGCGGACTCCGAGGCCTGGACGACGTATCTGCTGCCGGGGCTCGCGAACACGCTGAAGGCCGCGGGGCTCGCCATGGTGATCGCCCTCCCGCTGGGCGCGCTCTTCGGCATCTCGCGGCTCTCCGACCACGTATCGGTCAGGGTTCCCTCGGCTGTGGTCGTCGAGTTCTTCCGCGCGATCCCGGTCCTGATCCTGATGGTGTTCGCCAACCAGTTCTACGCGGACTACACCGACATCAGCGTCGACGCGCGCCCGATGTACGCGGTGGTCACGGGCCTGGTGCTCTACAACGCCTCGGTGCTCGCCGAGATCGTGCGGGCGGGCATCCAGTCGCTGCCCAAGGGCCAGACGGAGGCGGCCAAGGCGATCGGCCTGCGCAAGGGCCAGACGATGACGAGCATCCTGCTGCCGCAGTCCGTCACCGCGATGCTTCCCGCGCTCGTCAGCCAGCTCGTCGTCATCGTCAAGGACACCGCGCTCGGCGGCGCGCTGCTCAGCTTCACGGAGCTGCTCAACGCGCGGAAGACGGCCGCCTCGTTCTACGCGAGCGTCATCCCCAGCTTCATCGTGGTCGCGGTGGTCTACATCGTCCTCAACCTGCTGCTCACCACGCTGGCGTCCTGGCTGGAGCGCAGGATGCGTCGCTCCAAGAAGAGCACGGGCGCCGTGGTGGGTCCCGGCGCGCTGGACGAGCTGGAGACGATCGGTCCCAAGACGGTCAAGGGGCCCGATCACGGTTACGGGGACAACAGCGCAGGCGCAGGCTGA
- a CDS encoding FAD-dependent monooxygenase, protein MDPVIVVGAGPVGLTLALALARHSVPTVVLDEGPGKDEQRPARTVVLREDTAALVERLAGHSFGDQESGARWGGWRSLRRKQLMRELTFSDEAPTPLHVPQHVLTGALRAAIADERLIKVAVESKLDSLEQDAGGLTAHTRGPKDTWWRGSYLVGCDGPRSTVRKLLDIRFPGRTAVERHAVAALRTELPWPGEALLHRMPPWRGGGSEVTGRPLADGVWRLDWLLPPRGDLVTPDALVERIRETLAGWCGGSTPPYELLDTGVHTVHHRLARRWRVGRAFLAGDAAHLLGALGTQGLDEGLRDADNLAWKLALSWHHGARESLLDSYQAERRAGVAARLRAADQSLPVLRGGGGLRSYVPGTARGHDTLLTDGHVGRGPLGAPGTYAESPLAPEPSDSAVPVATEPGAPVTDVQVTAPDGSFVQLRDRLGLGHLLVVLVAPGTVVWERRHWVTAGIMPRLAAAVTALPHRAELLVAESYPGAAAHSVLLVRPDGHLVTALSGVRPAELYAAAEAALGGAAVTRDSGADADPSARADRSDQAGERASATGAAKAVGTTTATGTEKAAGAARPGK, encoded by the coding sequence GTGGACCCGGTGATCGTCGTCGGCGCGGGCCCCGTGGGGCTCACGCTCGCGCTGGCCCTCGCCCGGCACTCCGTACCCACGGTGGTGCTCGACGAAGGGCCCGGCAAGGACGAGCAGCGGCCCGCGCGGACCGTCGTCCTGCGGGAGGACACCGCGGCCCTCGTGGAGCGGCTCGCCGGGCACTCCTTCGGTGACCAGGAATCCGGCGCCCGGTGGGGCGGCTGGCGGTCCCTGCGACGCAAGCAGCTGATGCGGGAGCTCACGTTCAGTGATGAGGCACCGACCCCGTTGCACGTACCGCAGCACGTGCTGACCGGCGCCCTGCGCGCGGCCATCGCCGACGAGCGGCTGATCAAGGTCGCCGTGGAGAGCAAGCTCGATTCCCTGGAGCAGGACGCGGGCGGTCTCACCGCGCACACGCGCGGGCCCAAGGACACCTGGTGGCGTGGCAGTTACCTGGTGGGGTGCGACGGCCCCCGCTCGACGGTGCGCAAGCTGCTCGACATCCGCTTCCCGGGGCGTACGGCCGTCGAACGACACGCCGTGGCCGCGCTGCGCACGGAACTTCCGTGGCCCGGTGAGGCGTTGTTGCATCGGATGCCCCCGTGGCGCGGCGGGGGCTCCGAGGTGACGGGCCGTCCGCTCGCCGACGGGGTGTGGCGGCTCGACTGGCTCCTGCCGCCGCGCGGCGACCTGGTGACGCCCGACGCCCTCGTCGAGCGGATCAGGGAGACCCTCGCGGGCTGGTGCGGAGGCTCCACACCGCCGTACGAACTGCTTGACACGGGCGTGCACACCGTCCACCACCGGCTCGCCCGCCGGTGGCGGGTCGGCCGTGCCTTCCTCGCCGGGGACGCCGCCCACCTGCTCGGCGCGCTCGGCACCCAGGGGCTCGACGAGGGACTGCGGGACGCCGACAACCTCGCGTGGAAGCTGGCCCTCAGCTGGCACCACGGCGCCCGCGAATCGCTGCTCGACAGCTACCAGGCCGAGCGGCGGGCAGGCGTGGCCGCACGGCTGCGCGCGGCCGACCAGTCGCTGCCGGTGCTGCGCGGCGGCGGAGGCCTCCGGTCGTACGTGCCGGGGACCGCGCGCGGGCACGACACGCTCCTCACGGACGGGCACGTGGGACGCGGCCCGCTCGGTGCGCCGGGTACGTACGCCGAGTCCCCGCTGGCACCCGAACCGTCCGATTCGGCGGTGCCGGTAGCCACGGAACCGGGCGCGCCGGTCACCGACGTGCAGGTCACGGCGCCGGACGGGTCCTTCGTCCAACTGCGGGACCGGCTCGGGCTCGGACATCTGCTCGTCGTCCTCGTCGCCCCCGGCACCGTGGTGTGGGAACGGCGGCACTGGGTCACGGCCGGGATCATGCCGCGTCTCGCCGCCGCCGTCACGGCGCTGCCGCACCGTGCCGAGCTGCTCGTCGCGGAGAGCTACCCGGGCGCGGCCGCGCACTCCGTGCTGCTCGTACGCCCCGACGGGCACCTGGTCACCGCGCTCTCGGGGGTGCGCCCCGCCGAGCTGTACGCGGCGGCGGAGGCGGCCCTTGGCGGGGCGGCGGTGACACGGGACTCGGGGGCCGACGCGGACCCGTCGGCGCGGGCGGACCGGTCGGACCAGGCGGGCGAGCGGGCGAGTGCCACGGGAGCGGCGAAGGCTGTGGGAACGACGACGGCGACGGGAACAGAGAAGGCGGCGGGGGCGGCTCGACCCGGCAAGTGA